One stretch of Streptomyces sp. A2-16 DNA includes these proteins:
- a CDS encoding sigma-70 family RNA polymerase sigma factor: MATRAVARRKSATGGSTDAARSVRANGGEIADRDLVGMYLDEIARTPLLDAAKEVELSQIIEAGVFARQVLDGFEEAKADATREELEALVEESERAKDVFIRSNLRLVVAVARRYPRSGLPLLDLIQEGNAGLVRAVEKFDYRKGFKFSTYATWWIRQAITRSIADQSRTIRLPVHLVEELGRIRRVQREFNREHGRDPEPAEIAAELGSNAERVTDVLDWARDPVSLNMSVDDDGDTQFGDLLEDTSAVSPEQSVLTLLRSEELDDLIGRLDQRTASIIKMRYGIEDGRERTLTEVGKEHGLTRERIRQIEKHALLELKKLARSTGFDAAA; this comes from the coding sequence ATGGCAACCCGTGCCGTCGCCCGTCGTAAGTCCGCCACCGGCGGGTCGACCGACGCGGCCCGCAGTGTTCGCGCCAATGGCGGCGAGATCGCCGACCGCGACCTGGTCGGCATGTACCTCGACGAGATCGCGCGTACGCCGCTGCTCGACGCCGCCAAGGAAGTCGAGCTGTCCCAGATCATCGAGGCGGGTGTGTTCGCCCGACAGGTCCTCGACGGGTTCGAGGAGGCCAAGGCGGACGCCACCCGCGAGGAGCTGGAGGCGTTGGTGGAGGAGAGCGAGCGCGCCAAGGACGTGTTCATCCGCTCCAACCTCCGCCTGGTCGTCGCCGTGGCCCGCCGCTACCCCCGCAGCGGACTGCCCCTGCTCGACCTGATCCAGGAGGGCAACGCCGGTCTGGTCCGCGCGGTCGAGAAGTTCGACTACCGCAAGGGCTTCAAGTTCTCGACGTACGCGACCTGGTGGATCCGTCAGGCCATCACCCGCTCCATCGCCGACCAGTCCCGCACCATCCGGCTGCCCGTCCACCTCGTGGAGGAGCTGGGCCGCATCCGCCGTGTGCAGCGCGAGTTCAACCGCGAGCACGGCCGCGACCCGGAGCCCGCGGAGATCGCCGCCGAGCTCGGCTCCAACGCGGAGCGCGTGACGGACGTCCTGGACTGGGCCCGCGACCCGGTCTCGCTGAACATGTCGGTGGACGACGACGGCGACACCCAGTTCGGTGACCTCCTGGAGGACACCTCGGCGGTCTCGCCGGAGCAGTCGGTGCTGACGCTGCTGCGCAGCGAGGAACTGGACGACCTCATCGGCCGCCTCGACCAGCGCACCGCCTCCATCATCAAGATGCGGTACGGCATCGAGGACGGACGCGAGCGCACCCTGACCGAGGTCGGCAAGGAGCACGGACTCACGCGTGAGCGGATCCGGCAGATCGAGAAGCACGCTCTGCTGGAGCTGAAGAAGCTGGCGCGCAGCACCGGGTTCGACGCGGCGGCGTAG
- the pfkB gene encoding 1-phosphofructokinase, whose amino-acid sequence MILTVTPNPSLDRTYEVPALERGEVIRATGERMDPGGKGVNVSRAVAAAGQRTVAVLPLGGAPGALVADLLDAQGIEVAPVPVAGATRSNIALAEADGVLTKINAPGPELSAAEQESLLETVRTQSHDASWIACCGSLPRGLAPSWYAEVVARAHAGGARIALDTSGRALLEALRERPDVVKPNAEELAEAVGRPLSTVGDAVKAAEELREMGARAVLASLGADGQLLVDGSGTWFGSARVEAVRSNVGAGDSSLAGFLIAGGNGPEALASAVAHGAAAVQLPGSVMPTPADLNPTAVTVTSEVPVDRVLTEPVS is encoded by the coding sequence ATGATCCTCACCGTCACCCCGAACCCGTCCCTGGACCGTACGTACGAGGTCCCGGCCCTGGAGCGCGGCGAGGTCATCCGCGCCACCGGGGAACGCATGGACCCCGGCGGCAAGGGCGTCAACGTCTCACGCGCGGTGGCGGCCGCCGGGCAGCGCACGGTCGCGGTCCTGCCCCTGGGAGGTGCGCCGGGGGCGCTCGTCGCCGATCTGCTCGACGCGCAGGGCATCGAGGTCGCGCCGGTGCCGGTCGCCGGAGCGACCCGGTCGAACATCGCGCTCGCCGAGGCGGACGGGGTGCTCACGAAGATCAACGCGCCGGGTCCCGAACTGTCGGCCGCCGAGCAGGAGTCGCTGCTGGAGACGGTCCGCACGCAGTCGCACGACGCCTCGTGGATCGCGTGCTGCGGAAGCCTGCCCAGGGGGCTCGCGCCGTCCTGGTACGCCGAGGTGGTCGCGCGGGCGCACGCCGGTGGTGCCCGGATCGCGCTGGACACCTCGGGGCGCGCGCTCCTGGAGGCACTGCGTGAACGGCCCGACGTGGTGAAGCCGAACGCGGAGGAGCTCGCGGAGGCCGTCGGGCGCCCCCTGTCCACGGTGGGCGACGCCGTGAAGGCGGCCGAGGAACTGCGGGAGATGGGCGCACGGGCCGTACTCGCGAGCCTGGGCGCCGACGGGCAGCTGCTGGTGGACGGCTCGGGCACCTGGTTCGGCAGTGCGCGCGTAGAGGCCGTACGCAGCAATGTCGGCGCCGGCGACTCGTCACTGGCCGGCTTCCTGATCGCCGGCGGCAACGGCCCCGAGGCCCTCGCCTCCGCGGTCGCACACGGCGCCGCGGCCGTCCAACTGCCCGGCAGCGTCATGCCGACCCCGGCCGACCTGAACCCGACCGCGGTGACGGTCACGTCCGAGGTACCGGTGGACCGCGTACTGACGGAGCCGGTGTCATGA
- a CDS encoding P1 family peptidase gives MTVDALTDVAGVRVGHATRTGGGWLTGTTVVLAPEGGAVAAVDVRGGGPGTKETDALDPRNLVQKVEAIVLTGGSAYGLDAASGVMAWLEERGRGVRVGPDPSQVVPVVPAACVFDLGRGGDFRARPDAGTGRAAVEAAAASAFGARVAEGCVGAGTGAVVGGMKGGVGTASVVLPSGITVAALVVANAVGEVADPETGALYGELFQGRVRYPQEQVHDAARRRLAEAGAGNAPAPLNTTLAVVATDAELSKAQAQKVAGTAHDGIARAVRPVHLLHDGDTVFALATGAVALDAGDPLALNPVLAAGADVVMRAIVRAVRAAGSVEGVGGAWPAYEALYGGRGGEG, from the coding sequence ATGACAGTTGACGCTCTGACGGACGTGGCGGGAGTGCGCGTGGGGCACGCGACGCGCACCGGCGGTGGTTGGCTCACCGGGACCACGGTGGTGCTGGCCCCAGAGGGCGGGGCGGTCGCGGCGGTGGACGTGCGTGGCGGAGGGCCCGGCACCAAGGAGACCGACGCGCTCGATCCGCGCAACCTGGTGCAGAAGGTCGAGGCGATCGTGCTGACCGGGGGCAGTGCGTACGGGCTGGACGCGGCCTCCGGGGTGATGGCCTGGCTGGAGGAGCGGGGGCGCGGGGTGCGGGTCGGGCCGGACCCCTCGCAGGTGGTACCGGTCGTGCCGGCCGCGTGCGTCTTCGACCTGGGGCGGGGTGGGGATTTCCGGGCCCGGCCGGACGCGGGCACCGGGCGGGCCGCGGTCGAGGCGGCCGCGGCGAGCGCGTTCGGTGCGAGGGTGGCGGAAGGGTGTGTGGGGGCGGGGACGGGGGCCGTGGTCGGGGGGATGAAGGGCGGGGTGGGGACGGCGAGTGTCGTGCTCCCCTCGGGGATCACCGTGGCGGCGCTGGTGGTGGCCAACGCGGTGGGGGAGGTGGCGGATCCGGAGACGGGGGCGTTGTACGGGGAGCTGTTCCAGGGGCGGGTGCGGTATCCGCAGGAGCAGGTGCATGACGCTGCGCGCCGACGGCTCGCCGAGGCCGGGGCGGGGAATGCGCCGGCCCCGTTGAACACGACGCTCGCGGTGGTGGCCACGGATGCGGAGCTGTCGAAGGCGCAGGCCCAGAAGGTGGCCGGGACGGCGCACGACGGCATCGCGCGGGCCGTGCGGCCGGTGCATCTGCTGCACGACGGCGACACGGTGTTCGCGCTGGCCACGGGGGCGGTTGCGCTGGACGCCGGGGATCCGCTCGCGCTCAACCCTGTGCTGGCCGCGGGGGCGGATGTGGTGATGCGCGCGATTGTGCGGGCGGTGCGGGCGGCGGGGTCGGTGGAGGGGGTGGGGGGTGCGTGGCCGGCGTATGAGGCGCTGTACGGGGGGCGCGGTGGTGAGGGCTGA
- a CDS encoding DeoR/GlpR family DNA-binding transcription regulator: MYAPERQQEILRLARDGGRVDVVSLAEEFQVTAETIRRDLKALDRAGLLRRVHGGAIPAGRLDFEPDLAERETTAADEKDHIAKAALAELPTEGTLILDAGTTVARLAAAVPLEASLTVVTHSLPIAARLADHPGIQLHLVGGRVRHRTRAAVDAWALRAYGEIRADVLFVAANGFSADHGLTTPDLAEAAVKRAAIAAARRVVLLADSAKHGQEHFARFGDLSDVDLLITDSGLSPEDAVAIERGGTEVVRA; the protein is encoded by the coding sequence ATGTACGCACCGGAGCGGCAGCAGGAGATCCTCCGGCTCGCCCGTGACGGCGGGCGGGTGGACGTCGTCTCCCTGGCCGAGGAGTTCCAGGTCACCGCCGAGACCATCCGGCGCGACCTGAAGGCCCTCGACCGCGCGGGGCTGCTGCGCCGGGTGCACGGCGGGGCGATCCCGGCCGGGCGCCTCGACTTCGAGCCGGACCTCGCCGAGCGCGAGACGACCGCGGCCGACGAGAAGGACCACATCGCCAAGGCGGCCCTCGCCGAACTGCCGACCGAGGGCACCCTGATCCTCGACGCCGGCACGACCGTGGCCCGTCTCGCCGCCGCCGTCCCGCTGGAGGCCTCGCTCACCGTCGTCACCCACAGCCTGCCCATCGCGGCCCGCCTCGCGGACCACCCCGGCATCCAGCTCCACCTCGTCGGAGGGCGCGTACGGCACCGTACGCGCGCCGCCGTCGACGCCTGGGCGCTGCGGGCGTACGGCGAGATCCGGGCCGACGTCCTCTTCGTCGCGGCCAACGGCTTCTCCGCCGACCACGGCCTCACCACCCCCGACCTCGCCGAGGCCGCGGTCAAGCGCGCGGCGATCGCCGCCGCCCGCCGCGTGGTGCTGCTCGCCGACTCCGCCAAGCACGGCCAGGAGCACTTCGCCCGCTTCGGTGACCTGAGCGATGTGGACCTGCTGATCACCGACAGCGGGCTGAGCCCCGAAGACGCCGTCGCCATCGAGCGTGGCGGCACGGAAGTAGTGCGCGCATGA
- a CDS encoding MFS transporter, translating to MTSTETSLSDSSDVQPAAGDRRRWFALAIVMTAAFMDLVDVTIVNIAIPSIRQDAGASVSQIQWITAGYALAFAAGLITGGRLGDIHGRKRLFLVGIGGFTLASALCGFAANPEMLVAARILQGAMAAMMVPQVLSIVHATFPAHERGKVFGLFGAVVGLGAVSGPLLGALLTEWNLFGLEWRPIFLINLPVGIMGLVLGSRFITESKAPRALKLDLVGVGMVVLGLLMLLYPLTRGEELDWPLWGYVSMAGAPLVFAALVAYERRKAARDGSPLVELSLFRVKSFAAGIAVQTVFGVGLGIFFLVWTLYMQTGLGWSPLRAGLTGVPFSIAVSTAAGLSVQQLVPRFGRKVLQAGALLMALGVLLYLWEAGRYGMSISSWQMALPLVVMGVGMGLIVAPLTDAVLSEVPKEHAGSASGLINTVQQMGNALGLGLVSVVFFGVIGDNLRPEQLGPAFVDAFQHALGWVAAVMGVIFLLMFALPKRPAQHVEGAAELPAVEEKEPELVS from the coding sequence ATGACCTCCACCGAGACCTCTCTTTCGGACAGCTCCGACGTACAGCCGGCCGCGGGCGACCGGCGTCGCTGGTTCGCTCTCGCCATCGTGATGACCGCGGCCTTCATGGACCTGGTCGACGTCACCATCGTCAACATCGCCATCCCGTCCATCCGGCAGGACGCCGGCGCCTCCGTCAGCCAGATCCAGTGGATCACCGCCGGTTACGCCCTCGCCTTCGCGGCCGGACTGATCACCGGAGGGCGGCTCGGGGACATCCACGGGCGCAAGCGGCTGTTCCTCGTCGGCATCGGCGGGTTCACGCTCGCGTCGGCACTGTGCGGCTTCGCCGCCAACCCGGAGATGCTGGTCGCGGCCCGGATCCTGCAGGGCGCCATGGCGGCGATGATGGTGCCGCAGGTCCTGTCGATCGTGCACGCGACCTTCCCCGCGCACGAGCGGGGCAAGGTGTTCGGGCTGTTCGGCGCAGTCGTCGGACTGGGTGCCGTGTCCGGTCCGCTGCTCGGGGCCCTGCTGACCGAGTGGAACCTCTTCGGGCTCGAGTGGCGGCCGATCTTCCTCATCAACCTGCCGGTCGGGATCATGGGGCTCGTGCTCGGCAGCCGTTTCATCACCGAGTCCAAGGCCCCGCGAGCCCTGAAGCTGGACCTGGTGGGCGTCGGCATGGTCGTCCTCGGACTGCTGATGCTGCTCTACCCGCTGACCCGCGGCGAGGAGCTGGACTGGCCGCTGTGGGGGTACGTGTCGATGGCCGGCGCGCCCCTCGTGTTCGCGGCGCTGGTGGCGTACGAGAGGCGCAAGGCCGCGCGGGACGGCTCGCCGCTGGTCGAGCTGTCGCTGTTCAGGGTGAAGAGCTTCGCGGCCGGGATCGCGGTGCAGACCGTGTTCGGTGTCGGCCTCGGCATCTTCTTCCTGGTGTGGACGCTGTACATGCAGACCGGCCTCGGCTGGAGCCCGCTGCGGGCGGGGCTGACCGGGGTGCCGTTCTCGATCGCCGTCTCCACCGCCGCCGGTCTCTCCGTGCAGCAGCTCGTGCCCCGCTTCGGGCGCAAGGTCCTCCAGGCCGGCGCGCTGCTGATGGCGCTGGGCGTGCTGCTCTACCTCTGGGAGGCCGGGCGGTACGGCATGTCGATCAGCTCGTGGCAGATGGCGCTGCCGCTGGTCGTGATGGGCGTGGGCATGGGCCTGATCGTCGCGCCGCTCACCGACGCGGTGCTGTCGGAGGTGCCGAAGGAGCACGCCGGGTCGGCGTCCGGACTCATCAACACCGTGCAGCAGATGGGCAACGCGCTGGGGCTCGGGCTGGTGTCGGTCGTCTTCTTCGGCGTCATCGGCGACAACCTGCGGCCGGAGCAGCTCGGCCCGGCCTTCGTGGACGCCTTCCAGCACGCGCTCGGGTGGGTCGCGGCCGTGATGGGGGTCATCTTCCTGCTGATGTTCGCGCTGCCGAAGCGGCCCGCGCAGCATGTGGAGGGAGCCGCCGAGCTTCCCGCGGTGGAGGAGAAGGAGCCCGAGCTGGTCTCCTGA
- a CDS encoding YafY family protein, whose protein sequence is MTTDTPARLLTLLSLLQTPREWPGGELADRLQVSRRTVRRDIDRLRELGYPVQATKGSDGGYRLVAGKALPPLVLDDEEAVAIAVGLRAGAGHAVEGMDEASVRALAKLEQVLPSRLRHRVSTFQAATTALTSGDGATIPTETLTVMASTVAGHERLRFAYRAKDGAESRRVVEPHRLVSTGRRWYLIAYDLDRGDWRTFRVDRVNDPFATGARFAPRELPTGGAAEYLRQSMQRRQETYELVVTFEGDVSVVGARIPAWMGVPESLGEGRCRLRAAVGDPMEWMAVRLAMTEVEFRVEEPPELVAAVRELGGRLMRASGQVV, encoded by the coding sequence ATGACGACGGACACCCCGGCACGGCTCCTGACGCTCCTCTCCCTCCTCCAGACGCCCCGCGAATGGCCCGGCGGCGAGCTCGCCGACCGCCTCCAGGTCTCCCGGCGCACGGTCCGGCGGGACATCGACCGCCTCCGCGAACTGGGCTACCCCGTCCAGGCGACCAAGGGTTCCGACGGCGGCTACCGGCTCGTCGCGGGCAAGGCCCTGCCTCCGCTCGTCCTCGACGACGAGGAGGCGGTGGCCATCGCGGTCGGGCTGCGGGCGGGGGCGGGGCACGCGGTCGAGGGGATGGACGAGGCCTCGGTGCGGGCCCTGGCGAAACTGGAACAGGTCCTGCCGTCCCGCCTGCGGCACCGCGTTTCCACCTTCCAGGCCGCGACGACCGCCCTGACCAGTGGGGACGGGGCGACCATCCCGACCGAGACCCTGACGGTGATGGCGTCCACGGTCGCAGGGCACGAACGGCTCCGCTTCGCCTACCGCGCGAAGGACGGCGCCGAGTCCCGGCGGGTGGTGGAGCCGCACCGCCTGGTCTCCACCGGCCGGCGCTGGTACCTCATCGCCTACGACCTCGACCGCGGCGACTGGCGGACCTTCCGGGTCGACCGGGTGAACGACCCCTTCGCCACGGGGGCCCGCTTCGCACCGCGGGAGCTGCCGACGGGAGGTGCGGCGGAGTATCTGCGGCAGTCGATGCAGCGCCGCCAGGAGACGTACGAACTGGTCGTCACCTTCGAGGGCGATGTGTCGGTGGTGGGGGCCCGGATTCCGGCGTGGATGGGGGTGCCCGAGTCCCTCGGCGAGGGCCGGTGCCGGTTGCGGGCGGCCGTAGGGGACCCCATGGAGTGGATGGCGGTGCGCCTGGCGATGACCGAGGTGGAGTTCCGGGTGGAGGAGCCACCGGAACTCGTGGCAGCGGTGCGGGAGTTGGGGGGCCGTCTGATGCGGGCGTCAGGGCAAGTCGTCTGA
- a CDS encoding Ig-like domain-containing protein — MTTPDIAARRALGACAVLMVGALTLTACGGGSDGKSEGKGGKESSTASEAEIVISAKNGSTGASINSTGVKVSDGTLTGVKMKVAGTGQDVPGSLAAGGTSWKPGEQLERGTKYEIAATAKDSDGKAVTAKSVFTTVSKANSFIGTYTPDNGTTVGVGMPVSFNFDKAISDKKAVQSHITVSSSSGQQVVGHWFGEQRLDFRPEEYWKAGSKVTMKIDLDGVQGANGITGVQEKTVSFTVGRSQVSTVDADTQTMKVVRDGTTVRTVPISTGSPEFTTYNGQMVISEKYKKIRMDSRTVALANAYDIPDVPDAMRLTQSGTFIHGNYWYNKGNPPFGRTATSHGCVGLQDVKGGRANTPAKWFYDNSMIGDVVIVKNSPDKTVKPDNGLNGWNMSWGEWVAGSAVGTS, encoded by the coding sequence TTGACAACGCCGGACATAGCAGCACGGCGCGCACTGGGGGCCTGTGCCGTCCTGATGGTCGGCGCCCTCACCCTCACCGCGTGCGGAGGCGGATCCGACGGCAAGAGCGAGGGCAAGGGCGGCAAGGAGTCCTCGACGGCGTCCGAGGCGGAGATCGTCATCTCCGCGAAGAACGGTTCCACGGGCGCGTCGATCAACTCGACCGGTGTGAAGGTCAGCGACGGCACGCTGACCGGCGTGAAGATGAAGGTGGCGGGCACGGGGCAGGACGTGCCGGGGTCGCTGGCCGCGGGCGGGACGAGCTGGAAGCCCGGGGAGCAGCTGGAGCGGGGGACGAAGTACGAGATCGCCGCCACGGCGAAGGACTCGGACGGGAAGGCCGTGACCGCGAAGTCCGTCTTCACGACCGTCTCGAAGGCCAACAGCTTCATAGGGACCTACACGCCGGACAACGGGACGACGGTCGGCGTGGGGATGCCGGTGTCGTTCAACTTCGACAAGGCCATCAGCGACAAGAAGGCCGTGCAGTCGCACATCACCGTCAGCTCCAGCAGCGGCCAGCAGGTGGTGGGGCACTGGTTCGGGGAGCAGCGGCTCGACTTCCGCCCCGAGGAGTACTGGAAGGCCGGCTCCAAGGTCACGATGAAGATCGACCTGGACGGCGTCCAGGGGGCCAACGGGATCACCGGTGTGCAGGAGAAGACCGTCAGCTTCACCGTGGGGCGCTCGCAGGTGTCCACCGTGGACGCGGACACGCAGACCATGAAGGTCGTGCGGGACGGGACGACCGTCAGGACCGTGCCGATCTCCACGGGGAGCCCGGAGTTCACCACCTACAACGGGCAGATGGTGATCTCCGAGAAGTACAAGAAGATCCGCATGGACAGCCGGACGGTCGCGCTGGCCAACGCGTACGACATCCCCGATGTTCCGGACGCGATGCGGCTGACGCAGTCGGGGACCTTCATCCACGGCAACTACTGGTACAACAAGGGCAACCCGCCCTTCGGGCGCACCGCCACCAGCCACGGATGCGTGGGACTGCAGGACGTCAAGGGTGGTCGAGCGAACACTCCGGCGAAGTGGTTCTACGACAACTCGATGATCGGGGACGTGGTGATCGTCAAGAACTCCCCCGACAAGACGGTGAAGCCCGACAACGGACTGAACGGCTGGAACATGTCCTGGGGCGAGTGGGTCGCGGGGAGTGCCGTCGGTACGTCCTGA
- a CDS encoding DUF6227 family protein, whose translation MSVPYETAAYEPPESPESPEEHLARLLGRALNSFELPDETIRRLDCALAHDSSLHSAHHSAGLHRETYRHTWLLADGSALTLWELVHNTARDSVPQHEVYVDEEELRAATGRLPLPPDTPDFELPVTVHLAPVQAPRHAYVPDDSADHARRLLRRAENTDRPGQETATLLTEAFAHQITQAFGRPCRAGRAGLGFSLYEHAFLLRDGAEVSLWEVEHTATPDGRHMCEVYVTEDAARDAMERRAAHLS comes from the coding sequence TTGAGCGTTCCGTACGAGACGGCAGCGTACGAACCACCCGAGTCGCCCGAGTCTCCGGAGGAGCATCTCGCGCGGCTCCTCGGTCGTGCCCTGAACTCCTTCGAGCTGCCCGACGAGACGATACGGCGTCTGGACTGCGCGCTGGCGCACGACAGTTCGCTGCACTCCGCGCACCACAGCGCGGGGCTGCACCGGGAGACGTACCGGCACACGTGGCTGCTCGCCGACGGCTCGGCGCTCACTCTGTGGGAGCTCGTCCACAACACCGCGCGGGACAGCGTGCCGCAGCACGAGGTGTACGTCGACGAGGAGGAACTGCGCGCGGCGACCGGCCGGTTGCCGCTGCCGCCCGACACCCCGGACTTCGAGCTGCCGGTGACGGTGCATCTCGCGCCCGTGCAGGCGCCGCGGCACGCCTACGTGCCGGACGACTCGGCGGACCACGCGCGCCGGCTGCTGCGCCGTGCGGAGAACACGGACCGGCCGGGCCAGGAGACGGCCACGCTGCTGACGGAGGCGTTCGCCCACCAGATCACGCAGGCGTTCGGGCGCCCGTGCCGTGCGGGGCGCGCCGGGCTGGGCTTCTCGCTGTACGAGCACGCGTTCCTGCTGCGCGACGGCGCGGAGGTCTCCCTGTGGGAGGTCGAGCACACGGCGACGCCCGACGGGCGGCACATGTGCGAGGTGTACGTCACCGAGGACGCGGCCCGCGACGCCATGGAGCGGCGCGCGGCGCACCTGTCCTGA
- a CDS encoding fructose-specific PTS transporter subunit EIIC — MSDMITADLVDLDLSADTKEAAARALAERMVALGRVTDLEGFLADVAAREAQMPTGLDGGIGIPHCRSEHVTEPTLAFGRSAAGIDFGAPDGPADLIFLIAAPAGADDAHLTILSSLARQLMNTEFTDALRSAGDAAGAAALIRGDEAPAAAEATAGATEDSVAASAAASADAATAGSTPDAPEAPFRIVAVTSCPTGIAHTYMAAESLENAGREAGVELVVETQGSAGFERLDPAVIAAADGVIFAHDVPVRDKDRFAGKPTVDVGVKAGINRPAELITEVRGKAARGEVTAGAAGGGTPVERAGEPGDGYGTKLRKWLMTGVSYMVPFVAAGGLLLALGFAIGGWQIASAPSVMKHFSWTEIDSWGALLFQIGQVAFGFLIPVLAGYIAYGMADRPGLVPGFVGGMIASNIAAGFLGGLVAGLLAGGVVLSIQRIKIPPVLRGIMPVVVIPLISSLIVGFLMFVVIGKPIAEAQKGMTDWLNGLSGTNAILLGVLLGLMMCFDLGGPVNKVAYAFATAGIAVQDPSDSAMKVMAAVMAAGMVPPLGMALATTVRKKLFTQTERENGKAAWVLGASFISEGAIPFAAADPLRVIPASMAGGAVTGALSMAFGATLRAPHGGIFVVPLIGSPFLYLIAIAAGVCVTTALVIVLKSMRKPAQGTTAAAATDAAVPEAERKQPVAA; from the coding sequence ATGAGCGACATGATCACCGCGGACCTGGTCGACCTCGACCTGTCCGCCGATACCAAGGAAGCGGCGGCGCGTGCCCTCGCCGAGCGCATGGTCGCCCTGGGCCGGGTGACCGACCTGGAGGGCTTCCTCGCCGACGTGGCCGCCCGCGAGGCACAGATGCCGACCGGCCTCGACGGCGGCATCGGCATCCCGCACTGCCGCAGCGAACACGTCACCGAGCCGACCCTCGCCTTCGGACGCAGCGCAGCCGGCATCGACTTCGGCGCGCCGGACGGACCCGCCGACCTGATCTTCCTGATCGCCGCACCGGCCGGCGCGGACGACGCCCACCTCACGATCCTGTCCTCCCTGGCCCGGCAGCTGATGAACACCGAGTTCACCGACGCGCTGCGGTCGGCCGGGGACGCGGCGGGCGCCGCGGCGCTGATCCGCGGCGACGAGGCACCGGCGGCCGCAGAGGCCACCGCGGGTGCCACCGAGGACTCCGTTGCGGCATCGGCGGCGGCCTCCGCCGATGCCGCAACGGCCGGCTCCACTCCCGACGCTCCCGAAGCCCCCTTCCGGATCGTCGCCGTCACCTCCTGCCCGACCGGCATCGCCCACACCTACATGGCGGCCGAGTCCCTGGAGAACGCGGGCCGCGAGGCGGGCGTCGAACTCGTCGTGGAGACACAGGGCTCGGCCGGCTTCGAACGGCTCGACCCGGCGGTCATCGCGGCCGCGGACGGCGTGATCTTCGCGCACGACGTCCCCGTACGCGACAAGGACCGCTTCGCCGGCAAGCCCACCGTCGACGTCGGCGTGAAAGCGGGCATCAACCGGCCCGCCGAACTCATCACCGAAGTGCGCGGGAAGGCCGCGCGCGGCGAGGTGACGGCGGGCGCCGCCGGAGGCGGTACGCCGGTCGAGCGGGCCGGCGAGCCCGGCGACGGCTACGGCACCAAGCTCCGCAAGTGGCTGATGACCGGCGTGAGTTACATGGTCCCGTTCGTCGCCGCGGGCGGTCTGCTGCTCGCCCTCGGGTTCGCCATCGGCGGCTGGCAGATCGCGAGCGCGCCCTCGGTCATGAAGCACTTCTCCTGGACCGAGATCGACAGCTGGGGCGCCCTGCTGTTCCAGATCGGCCAGGTCGCCTTCGGCTTCCTCATCCCGGTCCTCGCCGGCTACATCGCGTACGGCATGGCGGACCGCCCCGGTCTCGTCCCCGGATTCGTCGGCGGAATGATCGCCTCCAACATTGCCGCGGGCTTCCTCGGCGGCCTGGTCGCCGGTCTGCTGGCGGGTGGTGTGGTCCTCTCGATCCAGCGGATCAAGATCCCGCCGGTGCTGCGCGGCATCATGCCGGTGGTGGTGATCCCACTCATCTCCTCGCTGATCGTCGGATTCCTGATGTTCGTCGTGATCGGCAAGCCCATCGCCGAGGCCCAGAAGGGCATGACGGACTGGCTCAACGGCCTCTCCGGCACCAACGCCATCCTGCTCGGCGTCCTCCTCGGCCTGATGATGTGCTTCGACCTCGGCGGCCCCGTCAACAAGGTCGCCTACGCCTTCGCCACCGCGGGCATCGCCGTCCAGGACCCCAGCGACTCCGCGATGAAGGTCATGGCCGCCGTGATGGCCGCGGGCATGGTCCCGCCGCTCGGCATGGCGCTCGCGACCACCGTCCGCAAGAAGCTCTTCACCCAGACCGAGCGCGAGAACGGCAAGGCCGCCTGGGTCCTCGGCGCGTCCTTCATCTCCGAGGGCGCGATTCCGTTCGCGGCGGCCGACCCGCTGCGTGTCATCCCGGCCTCCATGGCGGGCGGCGCGGTCACCGGCGCCCTGTCGATGGCCTTCGGCGCCACCCTGCGTGCCCCGCACGGCGGCATCTTCGTGGTCCCGCTGATCGGCAGCCCGTTCCTCTACCTGATCGCCATCGCGGCGGGCGTCTGCGTCACGACCGCACTGGTGATCGTCCTGAAGAGCATGCGCAAGCCGGCGCAGGGCACCACGGCCGCCGCGGCGACGGACGCCGCCGTCCCGGAGGCAGAGCGGAAGCAGCCGGTCGCCGCATGA